One region of Duncaniella freteri genomic DNA includes:
- a CDS encoding sensor histidine kinase — protein sequence MAGRIKLSFHSRVLLTVLLLCWGLVGIFMVFQYHREKEFKAQLLDTELQMHNLRIIDAIRHSDPIDDIAGSMDKSTDGLRITIIDREGNVMFDNNSSTPFPTANHNSRPEVTDARKHGTGHIIGRHSESDDADYFYSARLGDNGTVVRSAAPYTHKLEEFLRADSTLLWIMLVVTVIISMVGYLVTRRISKSIVRLNRFAQRAEKGERIFEEEAFPHDELGSIASHIVRLYIQRDERHNEAMRQEKDKIRLKKQLTNNINHELKTPVASMMVSLELLRDCPDLPEEKKREFIERLFANTRRLSSLLKDVSTITRMDEGSEMIAKETVDLTALIKGIVEEEQIRTEAHISLEVPQLTVMGNTALLESIFRNLIDNAISYSGCTEITIRADRDGRFTVSDNGCGIAEEHMPHIFERFYRIDKGRSRAAGGTGLGLAIVRNAVAIHGGEIKAFNNNGLTFRFRLGKIRQEMHGESCT from the coding sequence ATGGCTGGCAGGATTAAACTTTCGTTCCACTCAAGGGTGCTTCTCACTGTGCTGCTTCTGTGCTGGGGGCTGGTGGGGATATTCATGGTGTTCCAATACCATAGGGAAAAGGAGTTCAAGGCACAGCTTCTTGACACGGAACTACAGATGCACAACCTCCGCATAATCGACGCCATACGCCACAGCGATCCTATCGACGATATAGCAGGGAGCATGGACAAAAGCACCGACGGACTGCGCATCACCATAATAGACCGGGAGGGGAATGTGATGTTTGACAACAACTCCAGCACGCCGTTCCCCACCGCCAACCATAACTCCCGCCCCGAGGTGACCGACGCACGCAAACATGGGACAGGGCACATAATAGGACGCCATTCCGAGAGCGATGATGCCGACTATTTCTATTCCGCACGACTGGGTGACAACGGTACTGTGGTACGCTCAGCCGCCCCTTATACACACAAGCTTGAGGAATTTCTGCGTGCCGACAGCACATTGCTGTGGATAATGCTCGTAGTAACCGTGATAATCAGCATGGTGGGCTATCTGGTGACACGACGCATATCCAAAAGCATAGTCAGGCTCAACCGATTCGCCCAAAGGGCAGAGAAGGGGGAACGCATATTCGAGGAAGAGGCATTCCCACATGATGAACTCGGCAGCATAGCCAGCCACATAGTAAGGCTATACATCCAGCGCGACGAACGCCACAACGAGGCGATGCGCCAGGAAAAGGACAAGATACGCCTGAAAAAACAGCTCACCAATAATATAAACCATGAGCTCAAGACCCCGGTGGCATCAATGATGGTGAGCCTGGAGCTGCTACGCGACTGCCCCGACCTGCCTGAAGAGAAGAAACGTGAATTCATAGAGCGTCTTTTCGCCAACACAAGGCGGCTCAGCTCGCTGCTTAAGGATGTTTCGACTATCACAAGAATGGACGAAGGCTCGGAAATGATAGCCAAGGAGACTGTGGACCTTACCGCTCTGATAAAGGGTATCGTGGAGGAGGAACAGATAAGAACCGAGGCACACATCAGTCTGGAGGTCCCGCAGCTTACTGTCATGGGGAATACGGCCCTGCTTGAATCGATATTCCGCAACCTCATAGACAATGCCATATCCTACAGCGGATGCACGGAAATCACCATCAGAGCTGACCGCGATGGACGTTTCACAGTGAGTGACAACGGATGCGGAATAGCCGAGGAGCATATGCCGCATATATTCGAACGGTTCTACCGTATCGACAAGGGACGCTCCAGAGCAGCCGGAGGCACAGGGCTGGGACTGGCTATCGTCCGCAATGCCGTAGCAATCCATGGAGGGGAGATAAAGGCGTTCAACAACAACGGACTGACATTCCGGTTCAGGTTAGGGAAAATCCGTCAGGAGATGCATGGCGAGTCATGCACCTGA
- a CDS encoding response regulator transcription factor: MARILIVDDEDDLRAGLGTYLELQGYDVDTAPSAEEASLLNLTRYDLLLLDIMMGEMSGTDLAMNVRENPLTASVPIIFLTAKDNDDDMVAGLNLGADDYIAKPYSLKNVLARIEAVLRRVPPRPAASDGVTCDRNTLTCTADGVPLKLPRKEFEILAMLLENPGRIFTREELLAKIWPERTVVSDRTVDVHITRLRAKLGNYGKCITSRSGYGYGWQD, translated from the coding sequence ATGGCAAGGATACTTATTGTGGATGATGAAGATGACCTTCGTGCCGGACTCGGCACCTATCTCGAACTGCAAGGCTATGACGTGGATACGGCTCCGAGTGCCGAGGAGGCATCGCTCCTGAACCTCACGCGCTATGACCTGCTGCTTCTTGACATAATGATGGGAGAGATGAGCGGTACCGATCTTGCCATGAATGTCAGGGAGAATCCGCTCACAGCATCCGTACCCATAATATTCCTGACAGCCAAGGACAATGATGACGATATGGTGGCGGGACTCAATTTAGGCGCTGACGATTACATCGCAAAACCGTACTCCCTGAAAAATGTCCTTGCAAGGATCGAGGCTGTGCTACGCCGTGTGCCTCCCCGCCCCGCAGCATCTGACGGCGTGACCTGCGACAGAAACACCCTCACATGCACAGCCGACGGCGTGCCGCTTAAACTCCCCCGAAAGGAATTCGAGATCCTCGCCATGCTTCTTGAGAACCCCGGAAGGATATTCACTCGCGAAGAGCTCCTGGCAAAGATATGGCCCGAGAGGACGGTGGTGTCGGACCGCACCGTGGATGTGCACATCACACGCCTCCGCGCAAAGCTCGGCAACTACGGCAAATGCATAACCTCACGCTCAGGATACGGATATGGCTGGCAGGATTAA